From Thermanaerothrix sp., one genomic window encodes:
- a CDS encoding DedA family protein, protein MTDILHHLVDFLVGTIGKMGYPGVVGLMFLESSFFPFPSEVVVPPAGYLASLGRMNLWAVIASGILGSLLGAWFNYWVAVRFGRPFFERYGRYFGVTPSALDKAERFFARHGHVSTFTGRLLPVIRQYISLPAGVSRMSLWSFSFYTALGSGIWVVVLALAGYWFGSNQEMVHRAVGRASFGLIAFVALLVAVYVALSIKKGKKEAS, encoded by the coding sequence TTGACGGATATTCTGCATCATCTGGTGGATTTTCTTGTGGGAACCATAGGCAAGATGGGGTACCCAGGGGTGGTGGGCCTCATGTTCTTGGAGTCCTCGTTCTTTCCTTTCCCAAGCGAGGTGGTGGTCCCCCCGGCGGGGTATCTGGCGAGCCTTGGAAGGATGAACCTATGGGCGGTTATAGCCTCCGGGATATTGGGGAGCCTTTTGGGGGCTTGGTTCAACTATTGGGTGGCGGTCAGGTTTGGGCGACCCTTCTTCGAGAGGTACGGACGTTACTTTGGGGTCACCCCGTCGGCCTTGGACAAGGCGGAGAGGTTCTTTGCCCGACACGGCCACGTGAGCACCTTCACCGGGCGGCTCCTGCCGGTCATAAGGCAGTACATATCCCTTCCCGCCGGGGTCTCCAGGATGTCCCTATGGTCCTTCTCCTTCTACACCGCCCTGGGTTCTGGCATATGGGTGGTGGTCCTTGCCCTGGCGGGGTATTGGTTCGGCAGCAACCAGGAAATGGTGCACAGGGCGGTGGGCCGGGCGTCCTTTGGGCTAATAGCCTTCGTCGCCCTCTTGGTAGCTGTGTACGTGGCCTTATCGATTAAGAAGGGCAAGAAGGAGGCTTCCTGA
- a CDS encoding glycoside hydrolase family 26 protein, protein MGFVRSLGALAAGGLMLTTLMAAGAAGLETLKVLPPERGIYLSAHPYSGPYDDVLMEEELDRFVALTGRGMAWMYLSWNWDGESKFPADQCRALWNRGIVPLIGVMPWSQRVQNRPEWKISLRRILDGVYDRQIAEAAREVRALGFPVMITFGPEADGGWFPWSGRFNGGSVTDGYGDLKVPDGPERFRDAFRRFVGIFDAQGTRNVTWVFHLAERPGPDAPWNQGRFYYPGDHVVDWMGVSLYGRLGTRPLRGMDGLLDRAITRLRGISRSKPLAVLEWSVADGPDINKPLWIEDAFRAFLAERHRGLRAVAWWDKALKPDGSPSGLDLGSSPKSQEAYRRWAGLEDFVTVPRIGSPPKTVE, encoded by the coding sequence ATGGGCTTTGTGCGGTCCCTTGGGGCCTTGGCCGCAGGGGGCCTTATGTTGACCACCCTTATGGCCGCCGGGGCCGCTGGACTGGAGACACTCAAGGTACTGCCTCCGGAGAGGGGGATTTACCTTTCGGCACACCCCTACTCCGGTCCCTATGACGACGTCCTGATGGAGGAGGAGTTGGACCGCTTCGTGGCCCTTACCGGCAGGGGCATGGCATGGATGTACCTAAGCTGGAACTGGGACGGGGAGTCCAAGTTCCCGGCGGATCAGTGCAGGGCCCTGTGGAACAGGGGAATAGTTCCATTGATAGGGGTCATGCCCTGGTCCCAAAGGGTTCAGAACCGGCCGGAGTGGAAGATAAGCCTTAGGAGGATACTTGATGGGGTTTACGACCGTCAGATAGCGGAGGCGGCGAGGGAAGTGAGGGCCCTTGGCTTCCCGGTGATGATCACCTTCGGCCCCGAGGCGGACGGCGGGTGGTTCCCTTGGTCGGGGCGTTTTAACGGGGGGAGCGTGACCGACGGTTACGGGGACCTCAAGGTTCCGGACGGACCGGAGCGGTTCAGGGATGCCTTCAGGCGATTTGTAGGGATATTTGACGCCCAGGGGACCCGTAACGTGACGTGGGTCTTTCACCTGGCGGAGCGGCCTGGTCCCGATGCGCCTTGGAACCAGGGGAGGTTTTACTATCCCGGAGACCACGTGGTGGACTGGATGGGGGTGAGCCTTTACGGCCGGTTGGGCACTAGGCCCCTCAGGGGCATGGACGGCCTGTTGGATCGCGCCATCACGAGGCTAAGGGGCATATCCAGGTCGAAGCCTCTGGCCGTCCTTGAGTGGTCGGTGGCGGATGGGCCTGATATTAATAAGCCCCTTTGGATAGAGGATGCCTTCAGGGCTTTTCTTGCGGAACGGCACAGGGGGTTGAGGGCGGTGGCCTGGTGGGACAAGGCCCTTAAGCCCGATGGGTCCCCTTCGGGGCTGGACCTAGGTTCGTCGCCAAAATCCCAGGAGGCTTACCGCAGGTGGGCGGGGTTGGAGGACTTCGTAACCGTTCCAAGGATTGGTTCGCCCCCTAAAACTGTAGAATGA
- the typA gene encoding translational GTPase TypA: MSTMKPHEMIRNVAIIAHIDHGKTTLIDSIFKAARTFRENARLSERIMDSNDLERERGITIKAKHCTVTWGDYKINIVDTPGHADFSGEVERVLSLVDSALLLVDAVEGPMPQTRYVLSRALKMGLRPIVIVNKVDRPHGDPSAALNKTFDLFVELGASDEQCDFPILYGSGLNGWVVKDLNSPREGMEDLFDTIIRFVPPPKADPDGDFLMQVCTLAWSDYLGQIGCGKILSGTIRRSKRLNQVRVAWTDRQRGEFQTIWSGETSCEHLFVTQGLERVEVEEAGAGDIVWFSGPDEIALGDTFMDTQSQSSPLPPLDVEEPTVSMFFLVNNGPFAGKEGQAVTLRQLKARLERESKTDVALKVEDAGRHDGLKVSGRGELHLAILIEEMRREGMEFCVSRPEVITSRDDNGNLQEPVEELTIDVPEEFQGTVIQKLALRKGEMVSMENHGTGTVRLSYVIPTRGLIGYRGEFLTDTKGLGTMSSRVIGHAPWAGEISGRARGSMISVDDGQATSYALENLQVRGTLFVSPGEEVYCGMVVGEHSRGNDLPCNPAKKKQLTNHRSATKDATVILNAPKQLTVEGALEWIADDELVEITPSSIRIRKAILDPNERKKASKAL, from the coding sequence ATGTCTACGATGAAACCCCATGAGATGATAAGAAACGTGGCCATAATAGCCCACATAGACCACGGCAAGACCACGCTGATAGACTCCATCTTCAAGGCCGCCAGGACCTTCAGGGAAAACGCCAGGCTTTCGGAGAGGATAATGGACAGCAACGACCTGGAGAGGGAAAGGGGCATAACCATAAAGGCCAAACACTGCACCGTAACCTGGGGGGACTACAAGATAAACATAGTGGACACCCCAGGACACGCGGATTTCTCCGGCGAGGTGGAACGGGTGCTCTCCCTGGTGGACTCCGCCCTGCTGCTGGTGGACGCCGTTGAAGGCCCCATGCCACAGACCAGGTACGTTCTGTCCCGGGCCCTTAAGATGGGGCTTCGTCCCATCGTCATCGTAAACAAGGTGGACCGCCCACACGGGGACCCCTCCGCGGCGCTCAACAAGACGTTCGACCTCTTCGTGGAGCTAGGCGCCTCGGACGAGCAGTGCGACTTCCCCATCCTGTACGGATCGGGCTTGAACGGATGGGTGGTGAAGGACCTTAACTCCCCAAGGGAGGGCATGGAGGACCTCTTCGACACCATAATCCGTTTCGTACCCCCACCCAAGGCGGACCCCGACGGCGACTTCCTCATGCAGGTCTGCACCCTGGCCTGGAGCGACTACTTGGGACAGATAGGCTGCGGCAAGATACTAAGCGGAACTATTAGACGCTCCAAGAGGCTGAACCAGGTGAGGGTGGCTTGGACGGACCGGCAAAGGGGGGAGTTCCAGACCATATGGTCCGGGGAGACATCCTGCGAGCACCTCTTCGTCACCCAGGGGCTTGAACGGGTTGAGGTGGAGGAAGCCGGCGCGGGAGACATAGTTTGGTTCTCCGGCCCCGACGAGATAGCCCTGGGGGACACCTTCATGGATACCCAGTCCCAATCGTCCCCCCTTCCGCCCCTCGACGTGGAGGAACCCACCGTATCCATGTTCTTCCTCGTCAACAACGGCCCCTTCGCCGGCAAGGAGGGACAGGCGGTGACATTAAGGCAGCTCAAGGCAAGGCTTGAGCGGGAGAGCAAGACCGACGTGGCCCTAAAGGTGGAGGACGCGGGACGCCACGACGGCCTTAAGGTATCCGGCAGGGGGGAGCTTCACCTGGCCATCCTCATAGAGGAGATGCGCCGGGAAGGGATGGAGTTCTGCGTCTCAAGGCCCGAGGTCATAACCTCCAGGGACGACAACGGCAACCTGCAAGAGCCCGTCGAGGAGCTCACCATAGACGTGCCAGAGGAGTTTCAGGGCACGGTGATCCAGAAGCTGGCGCTTCGCAAGGGAGAGATGGTCTCCATGGAAAACCACGGCACCGGCACCGTGAGGCTAAGCTACGTGATCCCCACAAGGGGGCTCATAGGCTACAGGGGCGAGTTCCTCACCGACACCAAGGGCCTTGGCACCATGTCCAGCCGGGTCATCGGCCACGCCCCCTGGGCGGGGGAGATATCCGGCCGCGCCAGGGGGTCCATGATAAGCGTTGACGACGGCCAGGCCACATCCTACGCACTGGAAAACCTGCAGGTCCGGGGCACCCTCTTCGTATCCCCAGGGGAAGAGGTCTACTGCGGAATGGTGGTGGGGGAGCACTCCAGGGGCAACGACCTGCCCTGCAACCCAGCCAAGAAGAAGCAGCTAACAAACCATCGCTCCGCCACCAAGGACGCCACGGTCATCCTTAACGCCCCCAAGCAGCTCACCGTGGAAGGGGCCCTGGAATGGATAGCCGACGACGAGCTGGTGGAGATAACCCCTTCCTCCATAAGGATAAGGAAGGCCATACTGGACCCCAACGAGAGGAAGAAGGCATCTAAGGCCCTGTAG